In the genome of Lagopus muta isolate bLagMut1 chromosome 21, bLagMut1 primary, whole genome shotgun sequence, one region contains:
- the GABRD gene encoding gamma-aminobutyric acid receptor subunit delta isoform X2 — MEFLTWVFPALVLLCTQQHRCIRAMTDIGDYIGSNIEISWLPNLDDLMKGYARNFRPGIGGPPVNVALAIEVASIDHISEVNMEYTMTVFLHQSWRDDRLSYNHTNETLGLDSRFVDKLWLPDTFIVNAKSAWFHDVTVENKLIRLQPDGVILYSIRITSTVACDMDLSKYPMDEQECMLDLESYGYSSEDIVYHWSENQDEIHGLDKLQLAQFTITNYQFTTELMNFKSGQFPRLSLHFHLRRNRGVYIIQSYVPSILLVAMSWVSFWISQSAVPARVSLGITTVLTMTTLMVSARSSLPRASAIKALDVYFWICYVFVFAALVEYAFAHFNADYMKKQKNKIKARRQSGEINVKNAIVLFSLSIAGVNQELAISNRHHRIPRSLPGSYGTIEIETGETKQQQEMKLDKKSGLKSLFKPIDADTIDIYARAVFPAAFAAVNVIYWVAYTM; from the exons GGTTACCCAACCTGGATGATCTGATGAAAGGCTACGCACGTAATTTCAGGCCTGGGATTGGAG gTCCTCCTGTTAACGTTGCTCTTGCAATTGAAGTAGCCAGCATTGACCACATCTCAGAAGTGAACATG GAATACACCATGACAGTATTTCTGCACCAGAGCTGGCGGGACGACCGCCTGTCCTACAACCACACCAATGAGACCCTGGGGCTGGACAGCCGCTTTGTGGACAAGCTCTGGTTGCCAGATACTTTCATAGTAAACGCCAAGTCTGCCTGGTTCCATGACGTGACTGTGGAAAACAAACTGATCAGGCTCCAGCCAGATGGAGTCATCTTATACAGCATAAG GATTACCTCAACGGTGGCATGTGACATGGACCTCTCCAAGTACCCGATGGATGAGCAGGAATGCATGTTGGACTTGGAGAGCT ATGGTTACTCTTCAGAGGACATTGTCTACCACTGGTCAGAAAACCAGGATGAGATCCATGGGCTGGATAAGCTGCAGCTTGCTCAATTCACAATTACTAACTACCAGTTTACAACAGAACTGATGAACTTCAAATCTG GGCAGTTTCCCAGGCTGAGTCTCCACTTCCACCTCCGACGAAATCGAGGTGTTTACATCATTCAGTCCTACGTCCCTTCTATCTTGCTCGTGGCCATGTCCTGGGTGTCCTTCTGGATCAGCCAGTCAGCTGTGCCTGCCAGGGTGTCCTTAG GCATAACCACTGTTCTTACAATGACTACACTGATGGTCAGTGCCCGCTCTTCGCTTCCACGAGCATCTGCCATCAAGGCACTTGATGTTTACTTCTGGATATGCTACGTGTTTGTCTTCGCTGCACTGGTAGAATACGCTTTTGCACATTTCAATGCTGACTacatgaaaaagcagaagaacaagATCAAAGCGAGAAGGCAGAGTGGAGAG ataAACGTGAAGAATGCCATTGTTCTGTTCTCCCTCTCCATCGCTGGTGTGAACCAGGAGCTGGCCATTTCCAACAGGCACCACCGAATCCCCAGAAGTCTGCCTGGATCATATGGCACAATAGAAATAGAGACTGGAGAGACTAAACAGCAGCAAGAGATGAAACTGGATAAAAAGAGTGGTCTGAAATCCCTCTTTAAGCCCATTGATGCTGACACCATCGATATATATGCCAGAGCAGTGTTCCCAGCAGCCTTTGCAGCAGTCAATGTTATATACTGGGTTGCCTACACTATGTAA
- the GABRD gene encoding gamma-aminobutyric acid receptor subunit delta isoform X1, with product MEFLTWVFPALVLLCTQQHRCIRAMTDIGDYIGSNIEISWLPNLDDLMKGYARNFRPGIGGPPVNVALAIEVASIDHISEVNMEYTMTVFLHQSWRDDRLSYNHTNETLGLDSRFVDKLWLPDTFIVNAKSAWFHDVTVENKLIRLQPDGVILYSIRITSTVACDMDLSKYPMDEQECMLDLESYGYSSEDIVYHWSENQDEIHGLDKLQLAQFTITNYQFTTELMNFKSAGQFPRLSLHFHLRRNRGVYIIQSYVPSILLVAMSWVSFWISQSAVPARVSLGITTVLTMTTLMVSARSSLPRASAIKALDVYFWICYVFVFAALVEYAFAHFNADYMKKQKNKIKARRQSGEINVKNAIVLFSLSIAGVNQELAISNRHHRIPRSLPGSYGTIEIETGETKQQQEMKLDKKSGLKSLFKPIDADTIDIYARAVFPAAFAAVNVIYWVAYTM from the exons GGTTACCCAACCTGGATGATCTGATGAAAGGCTACGCACGTAATTTCAGGCCTGGGATTGGAG gTCCTCCTGTTAACGTTGCTCTTGCAATTGAAGTAGCCAGCATTGACCACATCTCAGAAGTGAACATG GAATACACCATGACAGTATTTCTGCACCAGAGCTGGCGGGACGACCGCCTGTCCTACAACCACACCAATGAGACCCTGGGGCTGGACAGCCGCTTTGTGGACAAGCTCTGGTTGCCAGATACTTTCATAGTAAACGCCAAGTCTGCCTGGTTCCATGACGTGACTGTGGAAAACAAACTGATCAGGCTCCAGCCAGATGGAGTCATCTTATACAGCATAAG GATTACCTCAACGGTGGCATGTGACATGGACCTCTCCAAGTACCCGATGGATGAGCAGGAATGCATGTTGGACTTGGAGAGCT ATGGTTACTCTTCAGAGGACATTGTCTACCACTGGTCAGAAAACCAGGATGAGATCCATGGGCTGGATAAGCTGCAGCTTGCTCAATTCACAATTACTAACTACCAGTTTACAACAGAACTGATGAACTTCAAATCTG CAGGGCAGTTTCCCAGGCTGAGTCTCCACTTCCACCTCCGACGAAATCGAGGTGTTTACATCATTCAGTCCTACGTCCCTTCTATCTTGCTCGTGGCCATGTCCTGGGTGTCCTTCTGGATCAGCCAGTCAGCTGTGCCTGCCAGGGTGTCCTTAG GCATAACCACTGTTCTTACAATGACTACACTGATGGTCAGTGCCCGCTCTTCGCTTCCACGAGCATCTGCCATCAAGGCACTTGATGTTTACTTCTGGATATGCTACGTGTTTGTCTTCGCTGCACTGGTAGAATACGCTTTTGCACATTTCAATGCTGACTacatgaaaaagcagaagaacaagATCAAAGCGAGAAGGCAGAGTGGAGAG ataAACGTGAAGAATGCCATTGTTCTGTTCTCCCTCTCCATCGCTGGTGTGAACCAGGAGCTGGCCATTTCCAACAGGCACCACCGAATCCCCAGAAGTCTGCCTGGATCATATGGCACAATAGAAATAGAGACTGGAGAGACTAAACAGCAGCAAGAGATGAAACTGGATAAAAAGAGTGGTCTGAAATCCCTCTTTAAGCCCATTGATGCTGACACCATCGATATATATGCCAGAGCAGTGTTCCCAGCAGCCTTTGCAGCAGTCAATGTTATATACTGGGTTGCCTACACTATGTAA
- the GABRD gene encoding gamma-aminobutyric acid receptor subunit delta isoform X3: METAESRAMTDIGDYIGSNIEISWLPNLDDLMKGYARNFRPGIGGPPVNVALAIEVASIDHISEVNMEYTMTVFLHQSWRDDRLSYNHTNETLGLDSRFVDKLWLPDTFIVNAKSAWFHDVTVENKLIRLQPDGVILYSIRITSTVACDMDLSKYPMDEQECMLDLESYGYSSEDIVYHWSENQDEIHGLDKLQLAQFTITNYQFTTELMNFKSAGQFPRLSLHFHLRRNRGVYIIQSYVPSILLVAMSWVSFWISQSAVPARVSLGITTVLTMTTLMVSARSSLPRASAIKALDVYFWICYVFVFAALVEYAFAHFNADYMKKQKNKIKARRQSGEINVKNAIVLFSLSIAGVNQELAISNRHHRIPRSLPGSYGTIEIETGETKQQQEMKLDKKSGLKSLFKPIDADTIDIYARAVFPAAFAAVNVIYWVAYTM; this comes from the exons GGTTACCCAACCTGGATGATCTGATGAAAGGCTACGCACGTAATTTCAGGCCTGGGATTGGAG gTCCTCCTGTTAACGTTGCTCTTGCAATTGAAGTAGCCAGCATTGACCACATCTCAGAAGTGAACATG GAATACACCATGACAGTATTTCTGCACCAGAGCTGGCGGGACGACCGCCTGTCCTACAACCACACCAATGAGACCCTGGGGCTGGACAGCCGCTTTGTGGACAAGCTCTGGTTGCCAGATACTTTCATAGTAAACGCCAAGTCTGCCTGGTTCCATGACGTGACTGTGGAAAACAAACTGATCAGGCTCCAGCCAGATGGAGTCATCTTATACAGCATAAG GATTACCTCAACGGTGGCATGTGACATGGACCTCTCCAAGTACCCGATGGATGAGCAGGAATGCATGTTGGACTTGGAGAGCT ATGGTTACTCTTCAGAGGACATTGTCTACCACTGGTCAGAAAACCAGGATGAGATCCATGGGCTGGATAAGCTGCAGCTTGCTCAATTCACAATTACTAACTACCAGTTTACAACAGAACTGATGAACTTCAAATCTG CAGGGCAGTTTCCCAGGCTGAGTCTCCACTTCCACCTCCGACGAAATCGAGGTGTTTACATCATTCAGTCCTACGTCCCTTCTATCTTGCTCGTGGCCATGTCCTGGGTGTCCTTCTGGATCAGCCAGTCAGCTGTGCCTGCCAGGGTGTCCTTAG GCATAACCACTGTTCTTACAATGACTACACTGATGGTCAGTGCCCGCTCTTCGCTTCCACGAGCATCTGCCATCAAGGCACTTGATGTTTACTTCTGGATATGCTACGTGTTTGTCTTCGCTGCACTGGTAGAATACGCTTTTGCACATTTCAATGCTGACTacatgaaaaagcagaagaacaagATCAAAGCGAGAAGGCAGAGTGGAGAG ataAACGTGAAGAATGCCATTGTTCTGTTCTCCCTCTCCATCGCTGGTGTGAACCAGGAGCTGGCCATTTCCAACAGGCACCACCGAATCCCCAGAAGTCTGCCTGGATCATATGGCACAATAGAAATAGAGACTGGAGAGACTAAACAGCAGCAAGAGATGAAACTGGATAAAAAGAGTGGTCTGAAATCCCTCTTTAAGCCCATTGATGCTGACACCATCGATATATATGCCAGAGCAGTGTTCCCAGCAGCCTTTGCAGCAGTCAATGTTATATACTGGGTTGCCTACACTATGTAA